Proteins from a genomic interval of Physeter macrocephalus isolate SW-GA chromosome 21, ASM283717v5, whole genome shotgun sequence:
- the USP11 gene encoding LOW QUALITY PROTEIN: ubiquitin carboxyl-terminal hydrolase 11 (The sequence of the model RefSeq protein was modified relative to this genomic sequence to represent the inferred CDS: deleted 1 base in 1 codon) yields the protein MAAVAESPVAAAAAEDREPQREAVPGLDSQRRQIENGENGRGHPLRAGESWFLVEQHWYKQWEVYVQGGDQDPSTFPGCINNAELFEDQVNWHLKKGLVEGEDYVLLPAAAWHYLVNWYGLEHGQPPIERKVVELSSIQKVEVYPVELLLIQHSDMDTAHTAQFSRTDSVDLVLRTAQEQFLVSPQEETRLWIKNAEGSFERLCNTRVTVLDAALKTGQVVIMETRNKDGTWPSAQLPAMSSASEEDEDFQGQPGICGLTNLGNTCFMNSALQCLSNVPQLTNYFLKNRYLEELNFCNPLGMKGEIAEAYADLVKQAWSGHHRSIVPHVFKTKVGHFASQFLGYQQHDSQELLSFLLDGLHEDLNRVKKKEYVELCDAAGRPDQEVAQEAWQNHKRRNDSVIVDTFHGLFKSTVVCPDCGNVSVTFDPFCYLSVPLPMTHKRVMEVFFVSMDPRRKPEQHRLVVPKKGKISDLCVALAKHTGVSPERMMVADVFSHRFYKIYQLEESLSSILDRDDIFIYEVSGRAAIGENSREDVVLPIYLRERTPARDYNNSYYGLMLFGHPLLVSVPRDRLSWDALYHILLYRLSRYVTRPSSDDEDDGDEKDLEDKDNLPQPGHVAGGSSQDPGPEQAGPSSGVAGGSRAPVDNSPGPSHWPQRARRKHLFTLQTVNSNGTSDRSTFNEDTHAQPYIAIDWEPEMKKRYYDEVEAEGYVKHDCVGYVLKKAPVRLQECIELFTTIETLEKENPWYCPNCKQHQLATKKLDLWMLPETLIIHLKRFSYTKFSREKLDTLVEFPIRDLDFSKFVIKPQNESAPELYKYDLIAVSNHYGGLRDGHYTTFACNKDSGQWHYFDDNSVSPVTENQIESKAAYVLFYQRQDVARRLQPQPSLSDPPASPACGTPPTLEFMDIN from the exons ATGGCGGCGGTTGCAGAGAGTCCGGTGGCTGCGGCTGCGGCCGAGGACCGAGAGCCACAGCGTGAAGCGGTGCCGGGCCTGGATAGCCAGCGGCGCCAGATAGAGAACGGCGAGAATGGGCGAGGGCATCCGCTGCGGGCGGGCGAAAGCTG GTTCCTCGTGGAGCAGCACTGGTACAAGCAGTGGGAAGTATACGTGCAGGGAGGAGACCAGGACCCCAGCACCTTCCCTGGTTGCATCAACAATGCTGAGCTCTTTGAAG ACCAGGTAAACTGGCACCTCAAGAAGGGACTGGTGGAAGGTGAGGACTATGTGCTGCTCCCAGCGGCTGCTTGGCATTACCTGGTCAACTGGTATGGTCTAGAGCATGGCCAGCCTCCCATTGAACGCAAG gtCGTGGAGCTGTCCAGCATCCAGAAGGTTGAAGTGTACCCAGTAGAACTGCTGCTCATCCAGCACAGTGATATGGACACAGCTCACACTGCTCAATTCAGCCGCACAGATTCTGTTG ACCTAGTTCTGCGCACCGCTCAAGAGCAGTTTCTGGTGAGCCCCCAGGAAGAGACACGGCTGTGGATCAAGAACGCGGAGGGCTCTTTTGAGAGGTTGTGCAACACACGTGTCACAGTGCTTGACGCTGCTCTCAAGACTGGGCAG GTGGTCATCATGGAGACCCGAAACAAGGATGGCACTTGGCCCAGCGCACAGCTGCCCGCCAT GAGCAGCGCGTCGGAGGAGGATGAGGACTTCCAGGGCCAGCCGGGCATCTGTGGTCTCACCAATCTGGGCAACACGTGCTTCATGAACTCGGCCCTGCAG TGCCTCAGCAATGTGCCACAGCTCACCAACTACTTCCTCAAAAACCGCTACTTGGAGGAGCTCAACTTCTGCAACCCGCTGGGCATGAAGGGGGAGATCGCAGAGGCCTATGCGGACCTGGTGAAGCAGGCGTGGTCCGGCCACCACCGCTCCATCGTGCCCCACGTGTTCAAG ACCAAGGTCGGCCACTTTGCATCCCAGTTTCTGGGCTACCAGCAGCATGACTCACAGGAGCTGCTGTCATTCCTCCTGGATGGGCTTCACGAGGACCTCAATCGTGTTAAGAAGAAGGAATATGTGGAACTGTGCGATGCTGCTGGGAGGCCAGATCAG GAGGTTGCTCAGGAGGCCTGGCAGAACCACAAACGGCGGAACGATTCTGTGATTGTGGACACTTTCCATGGCCTCTTCAAGTCCACGGTGGTGTGCCCTGATTGTGGCAATGTGTCTGTGACCTTCGACCCCTTCTGCTACCTCAGTGTCCCACTGCCTATGACCCACAAGAGGGTCATGGAGGTCTTCTTTGTGTCCATGGACCCCCGCCGCAAGCCAGAGCAG CACCGGCTCGTGGTCCCCAAGAAAGGCAAGATCTCGGATCTCTGTGTGGCTCTGGCCAAACACACTGGTGTCTCTCCAGAAAGG ATGATGGTGGCCGATGTCTTCAGTCACCGCTTCTATAAGATCTACCAGCTGGAGGAGTCTCTGAGCAGCATCTTGGACCGAGATGATATCTTCAT ATACGAGGTGTCAGGCAGGGCTGCTATTGGCGAGAACTCCAGAGAGGACGTTGTGCTTCCTATCTACCTGCGAGAGCGCACCCCAGCCCGGGACTACAACAATTCTTACTATGGCCTGATGCTCTTTGGGCACCCGCTCCTGGTGTCGGTGCCCCGGGACCGGCTCTCCTGGGACGCCCTGTATCACATCCTGCTGTACCGCCTCTC ACGCTATGTGACCAGACCCAGCTCGGATGACGAGGATGATGGGGATGAGAAAg ACCTGGAGGATAAGGACAACCTCCCTCAGCCTGGACATGTGGCTGGGGGCAGCTCCCAAGACCCTGGGCCGGAGCAGGCTGGGCCCAGCTCTGGAGTCGCAGGCGGGAGCCGGGCCCCTGTGGACAACTCCCCTGGACCATCTCACTGGCCCCAGAGAGCACGGCGCAAGCACCTCTTCACCCTGCAGACAGTGAATTCCAATGGGACCAGCGACCGCTCGACCTTCAACGAGGATACCCATG CCCAGCCGTACATTGCCATCGACTGGGAGCCAGAGATGAAGAAGCGTTACTATGACGAGGTGGAGGCTGAG GGCTACGTGAAGCATGACTGCGTTGGGTACGTGCTGAAGAAGGCTCCGGTGCGGCTGCAGGAGTGCATCGAGCTCTTCACCACCATTGAGACCCTGGAGAAGGAAAACCCCTG GTACTGCCCCAATTGCAAGCAGCACCAGCTGGCCACCAAGAAGCTGGACCTGTGGATGCTGCCGGAGACGCTCATCATCCACCTGAAGCGCTTTTCCTACACCAAGTTCTCCCGCGAGAAGCTGGATACCCTTGTGGAGTTTCCTATCCG GGACCTGGACTTCTCCAAGTTTGTCATCAAGCCACAAAACGAGTCGGCCCCAGAGCTGTACAAATATGATCTCATCGCAGTTTCCAACCATTACGGGGGCCTGCGGGATGGACACT ACACGACATTTGCCTGCAACAAGGACAGCGGTCAGTGGCACTACTTCGATGACAACAGCGTCTCACCTGTGACTGAGAATCAGATTGAG TCCAAGGCAGCCTATGTCCTCTTCTACCAACGCCAGGATGTGGCACGTCGCCTGCAACCCCAGCCCAGCTTATCTGACCCCCCAGCGTCGCCAGCCTGTGGTACCCCA CCAACTCTTGAGTTCATGGATATAAACTGA